One genomic segment of SAR324 cluster bacterium includes these proteins:
- a CDS encoding DUF3817 domain-containing protein has protein sequence MLRNPLGRFRLVAQVEGASYILLVFIAMPLKYGISWDLAVRYLGMAHGVLFIAYCLALLITRNVVPWRFPRMIVLFVASLVPFGTIWADRRLKEEESELFGNPTSSAANPATSEA, from the coding sequence ATGTTGCGAAATCCGCTGGGACGCTTTCGCCTGGTTGCCCAGGTCGAGGGTGCTTCCTACATCTTGCTTGTTTTCATTGCAATGCCCTTGAAATATGGAATCAGCTGGGATTTGGCTGTTCGATATCTTGGCATGGCTCATGGCGTCTTGTTCATCGCATACTGCTTGGCTCTTTTGATCACACGCAATGTGGTTCCATGGAGGTTTCCAAGAATGATAGTTCTCTTCGTCGCTTCACTAGTCCCCTTTGGTACTATTTGGGCGGATCGCCGCCTCAAAGAAGAGGAATCTGAGTTATTCGGTAATCCAACCTCGTCAGCAGCAAATCCTGCGACCTCCGAGGCTTAG
- a CDS encoding M48 family metalloprotease, producing the protein MTDGLLRTLSYREIRAVLAHEMIHLQHNDVSVMLLSSIVGRLVHWLAWFGIALILFSLPLSWLYGQTVPWFWLLMLMAAPWLSLLLQAGLSRTREFQADLGAARLTDDPQALIQALTKINPGSSAPVHSADFTLLRSHPATSERIARLASISQAVWEPRDFLWWDFNRPSYLSWTKRRYGWQ; encoded by the coding sequence GTGACTGACGGATTGTTACGAACTCTGAGTTATCGAGAGATTCGGGCTGTCTTGGCTCACGAAATGATACATCTTCAGCATAATGACGTTTCTGTCATGCTGCTATCAAGTATTGTTGGAAGGCTAGTTCACTGGTTGGCTTGGTTTGGGATTGCTTTGATTTTATTCAGTTTGCCTCTGTCCTGGTTGTATGGACAGACAGTTCCGTGGTTCTGGTTGTTGATGCTGATGGCGGCTCCATGGCTAAGTTTACTGCTCCAAGCAGGGCTTTCACGAACTAGGGAGTTCCAAGCAGATTTGGGAGCAGCTCGCTTGACAGATGACCCTCAAGCTCTGATACAGGCCTTGACTAAAATAAATCCAGGTAGTTCTGCACCAGTTCATTCAGCAGATTTCACTCTGCTCCGAAGTCATCCAGCTACCTCGGAGCGTATTGCTCGCTTAGCGTCCATCAGTCAAGCTGTTTGGGAACCGAGAGATTTTCTGTGGTGGGATTTCAACAGGCCAAGCTATTTGTCTTGGACAAAGAGGCGATATGGATGGCAGTAA